One genomic region from Streptomyces venezuelae encodes:
- a CDS encoding TetR/AcrR family transcriptional regulator, protein MTRMPSAERRTQLVEAAIRAMTRDGVARTTTRSICAEAGVSLSVFHYCFDSKQALLEAAIETITGNYVARVKSAVEPRATLRETVRAGLQTYWDHVTAHPGEHMLTYDLTQYALREPGFEHLARAQYAQYVASAAVLIDQVRSVLGVEPRVPVEVLARYLAAAIDGLTLQYLVLKDEQVADSQLDMTADQLAVLIGG, encoded by the coding sequence ATGACGCGGATGCCGTCGGCCGAACGACGCACGCAGCTCGTCGAGGCGGCGATCAGGGCGATGACCAGGGACGGTGTCGCGCGGACGACCACACGGTCGATCTGCGCGGAGGCGGGCGTCTCACTGAGCGTCTTCCACTACTGCTTCGACTCGAAGCAGGCACTGCTCGAAGCAGCGATCGAGACGATCACCGGCAACTACGTGGCCCGCGTGAAGTCGGCGGTCGAGCCGCGGGCGACGCTGCGCGAGACCGTGCGGGCCGGGCTGCAGACGTACTGGGACCACGTCACGGCACACCCCGGTGAGCACATGCTGACGTACGACCTCACCCAGTACGCCCTGCGCGAGCCGGGGTTCGAGCATCTGGCGCGCGCCCAGTACGCGCAGTACGTGGCGTCGGCGGCCGTTCTGATCGACCAGGTGCGCTCCGTCCTCGGCGTGGAGCCGCGGGTGCCGGTGGAGGTGCTCGCGCGGTACCTGGCGGCGGCGATCGACGGCCTCACGCTCCAGTACCTGGTCCTGAAGGACGAGCAAGTGGCGGACAGCCAGCTTGACATGACGGCTGATCAGCTGGCGGTCCTGATCGGCGGATAG